A stretch of the Gossypium hirsutum isolate 1008001.06 chromosome D07, Gossypium_hirsutum_v2.1, whole genome shotgun sequence genome encodes the following:
- the LOC107954274 gene encoding AP2-like ethylene-responsive transcription factor PLT2 — MGSMNSNNWLSFPLSPTNSSLPTHLHSSQSQQFNLGLVNDSMENPFQTQEWNLINTHYTSEVPKVADFLGVSKSESPSLDLVAFNEIHQPSDSDYSLLPLQNTDVAAAPNNNYDFQENANTLQSLTLSMGSSGKGSASETSGENSTTTNIVEAPPRRTLDTFGQRTSIYRGVTRHRWTGRYEAHLWDNSCRREGQSRKGRQVYLGGYDKEEKAARAYDLAALKYWGTSTTTNFPISNYEKELEEMKHMTRQEFVAAIRRKSSGFSRGASMYRGVTRHHQHGRWQARIGRVAGNKDLYLGTFSTEEEAAEAYDIAAIKFRGLNAVTNFDMSRYNVKAILESNTLPIGGAAKRLKESQALESSRKREEMIALGSSFQYGSSGSSSSRLQSYPLMPAPFEQQPQPFLTLQNHDINSQYTQDASFHQNYIQTQLQLHQQSGGSYNLHQSSQNTQFYNSYIQNNPALLHGLMNMGCPSPASVVDNSGGSSGSYMGNGIGLASNATSGNAVGSTEDVALVKVDYDMAGGGYGGWSGDSVAGSNPGVFTMWND, encoded by the exons ATGGGTTCCATGAATTCAAACAACTGGctttcttttcctctttctcCCACGAATTCGTCTTTGCCAACGCATTTGCACTCCTCTCAATCTCAACAGTTCAATCTAGGGTTAGTGAATGATAGTATGGAGAATCCATTCCAAACCCAAG AATGGAACCTGATAAACACCCATTATACAAGTGAAGTTCCAAAGGTTGCAGATTTCCTTGGAGTTTCCAAATCCGAAAGTCCATCCTTGGATCTTGTGGCCTTCAATGAAATTCATCAGCCTAGTGATTCTGACTACTCTCTTCTGCCGCTGCAAAACACTGATGTAGCAGCAGCACCCAATAACAACTATGATTTCCAAGAAAATGCTAATACTTTGCAGTCACTGACATTATCCATGGGTAGTAGCGGCAAAGGCTCAGCCAGCGAAACCAGCGGTGAAAATAGTACTACTACTAATATTGTGGAGGCTCCCCCAAGAAGAACCTTGGACACTTTTGGCCAAAGAACTTCCATATACCGTGGCGTAACAAG GCATAGATGGACTGGAAGATATGAAGCGCATCTTTGGGATAATAGTTGCAGGAGAGAAGGGCAATCAAGGAAAGGAAGACAAG TCTACTTGG GTGGGTATGACAAAGAAGAGAAAGCAGCTAGGGCTTATGATCTTGCTGCACTCAAGTACTGGGGAACATCCACCACTACTAATTTCCCG ATTAGTAATTATGAGAAAGAGCTGGAAGAAATGAAGCACATGACCAGACAAGAATTTGTGGCCGCCATTAGAAG GAAGAGCAGCGGTTTCTCAAGGGGTGCATCCATGTACCGAGGAGTAACAAG ACATCATCAGCACGGTAGATGGCAAGCGAGGATCGGTAGAGTTGCAGGAAACAAAGATCTTTATCTAGGAACTTTTA GTACTGAAGAGGAAGCAGCTGAAGCATATGACATTGCAGCAATTAAATTCAGAGGGCTAAACGCAGTCACAAACTTTGACATGAGTCGTTATAATGTGAAAGCCATTCTTGAGAGCAATACATTGCCAATAGGAGGAGCTGCTAAAAGGTTAAAGGAATCTCAAgcacttgaatcatcaaggaaacGTGAAGAAATGATAGCTCTGGGTTCAAGTTTCCAATATGGAAGCTCTGGTTCAAGCTCTAGCAGGTTACAGTCATACCCACTGATGCCGGCCCCATTTGAGCAGCAACCTCAACCTTTTCTAACATTACAAAACCACGACATCAATTCTCAATACACTCAAGACGCATCTTTTCACCAGAATTACATTCAAACGCAGCTGCAATTGCATCAGCAATCGGGTGGGTCTTATAACTTGCACCAGTCCAGCCAGAACACTCAATTTTACAACAGTTACATCCAAAACAACCCGGCATTGCTTCATGGGTTGATGAACATGGGGTGTCCTTCACCAGCATCTGTTGTTGATAACAGTGGCGGGTCTAGTGGGAGTTATATGGGGAATGGAATTGGGTTGGCTTCCAATGCAACATCAGGAAATGCAGTGGGATCTACGGAAGATGTAGCCCTTGTGAAGGTTGATTATGATATGGCTGGTGGGGGATATGGCGGCTGGTCGGGGGACTCAGTTGCAGGCTCCAATCCCGGAGTTTTCACAATGTGGAATGACTGA